A genomic stretch from Bacteroidia bacterium includes:
- a CDS encoding clan AA aspartic protease — protein sequence MGLVYAEIELINSGDIEMVRRNYMDEADIKRMKVNMLVDTGSIYLCINENIQEQLQLPFVEKRKAQLANGHIVEYDVVGPIDLRFKNRRCTTSAIVLPGDNEPLLGAIPMEDMDVVILPQQQELAVHPDHPYFAQMKLK from the coding sequence ATGGGACTAGTATATGCAGAAATTGAACTCATCAATAGCGGCGATATCGAAATGGTTCGTCGCAATTATATGGATGAGGCCGATATAAAACGTATGAAAGTGAATATGCTGGTTGATACAGGAAGTATCTATCTCTGCATTAACGAAAATATACAGGAGCAGCTCCAATTGCCATTTGTTGAAAAACGTAAGGCGCAATTGGCCAATGGGCATATTGTAGAATATGATGTGGTGGGGCCCATTGACCTTAGGTTTAAAAATAGAAGATGTACTACCAGTGCAATAGTACTTCCTGGTGATAATGAACCTTTGCTGGGGGCAATTCCAATGGAAGACATGGATGTGGTCATACTCCCACAGCAGCAAGAATTAGCGGTGCATCCAGATCACCCTTACTTTGCCCAAATGAAATTAAAGTAA